A region of Methanocorpusculum labreanum Z DNA encodes the following proteins:
- a CDS encoding D-aminoacyl-tRNA deacylase — protein MIIDILNSDSDPAGRNIRAAIDELLKNPPEGGFPLFDGNEVTFHTVSGRIIHAEKSAVNPDADLIIVVSRHSSVNPVPVLTVHPAGNFGIAGLGGNDRELGLTSPAWMKSILQNHAEFVPEGYRVSYEITHHGPTDFPVPFFFVEVGSTEKEWNDPAACIAAAKSVLYARPSPEIVPLIGFGGTHYAVRQTAIGLETKGAFGHMMHTRDVGSVSKEMVSQMIAKSCGVFAAHIDRKALSKQEISHIEGILAEVGLEEITEGDLRKMNAMSFSTWVAYRDLAALQAPGLKIFPHGRIFDGDPAVVELPSDLFSAAFLGYEEIFLAELDKMGNIFHTTGKGGRLMPTLLTSAKNRQKVSGDLIVLSVQQITRTQDSLVEGDQITIARRQFDPVLARTLGVPSGPLYGQLVAGKPVTLPDGRMITPDMVTKVVRTSIKIPGLENYS, from the coding sequence ATGATTATTGATATACTGAACTCCGACTCGGACCCGGCCGGGCGAAATATCCGGGCAGCTATCGACGAACTTTTGAAAAATCCGCCGGAGGGGGGTTTCCCTCTTTTCGACGGGAACGAGGTGACGTTTCACACTGTTTCAGGCCGGATCATCCATGCGGAAAAATCCGCGGTGAACCCTGATGCGGATCTGATCATTGTTGTTTCGCGTCATTCAAGTGTGAATCCGGTTCCTGTTCTGACGGTCCATCCGGCAGGGAACTTCGGTATCGCGGGGCTTGGCGGCAACGACCGGGAACTGGGTCTGACGAGTCCTGCCTGGATGAAGTCGATTCTGCAGAACCACGCCGAGTTCGTTCCGGAAGGGTACCGGGTCTCGTACGAGATCACGCATCACGGGCCGACGGATTTTCCGGTCCCGTTCTTTTTTGTCGAGGTGGGGAGTACGGAAAAAGAGTGGAACGATCCCGCAGCCTGTATTGCGGCGGCAAAAAGCGTTCTGTATGCCCGCCCTTCGCCGGAGATTGTCCCTCTGATCGGGTTTGGCGGTACGCATTATGCGGTCCGGCAGACGGCGATCGGTCTCGAGACGAAGGGAGCATTTGGGCATATGATGCATACCCGGGATGTCGGTTCGGTTTCCAAAGAGATGGTGTCCCAGATGATCGCAAAATCGTGCGGGGTGTTTGCCGCGCATATCGACCGGAAAGCTCTGTCAAAGCAGGAGATCTCCCATATCGAAGGGATACTTGCTGAAGTCGGGCTGGAGGAGATCACCGAAGGCGATCTGCGGAAAATGAACGCGATGTCTTTTTCGACCTGGGTCGCCTATCGCGATCTGGCCGCTTTGCAGGCTCCCGGTCTGAAAATATTCCCGCACGGCAGAATCTTTGACGGAGACCCGGCCGTGGTCGAACTTCCGTCTGATCTGTTTTCCGCAGCATTTCTCGGCTATGAGGAGATTTTCCTTGCTGAGCTGGACAAAATGGGAAATATTTTTCACACGACCGGAAAAGGCGGCAGACTTATGCCGACTTTGCTGACTTCTGCAAAAAACAGGCAGAAGGTATCAGGTGATTTAATAGTCTTATCCGTTCAACAAATAACACGTACACAGGATAGTTTGGTGGAAGGTGATCAAATCACGATAGCCCGCCGGCAGTTCGACCCCGTGCTCGCGCGCACGCTCGGGGTCCCGTCAGGTCCGTTATACGGGCAGCTTGTTGCCGGAAAACCCGTGACTCTTCCCGACGGCAGAATGATCACGCCGGATATGGTCACGAAAGTGGTCAGGACATCCATCAAAATACCGGGATTGGAGAATTACTCATGA
- a CDS encoding heparan-alpha-glucosaminide N-acetyltransferase: MGGEVREYDDSILTESGDSQSSKSGRYWEIDAIRGIAILGMLFYHLLACLVLFHIIVEDPNFLSYYNTYMFGSGVFVLLAGIAMILRHERMRGRTTKEYYLALVIKAMFLLALGFCITIGSWIGASLFLGSEAFIKFGFLHMLGVSMLLAIPLLRYGRWNIILGLIIIAIGAFIFPYINDPSWLYPLGIHAEDFMQYTQDYFPLFPWFGVLLLGVGLGTVFYPNGRRSFTIREPGKIGEAFAKLGNGAVTLFIYLVHIPVIFVILWIFSSLTGIGYL, from the coding sequence ATGGGTGGTGAAGTACGGGAATATGATGATTCGATCCTTACCGAGTCTGGAGACTCGCAGAGTTCCAAGAGCGGAAGATACTGGGAAATAGATGCTATCCGCGGGATCGCAATCCTTGGCATGCTGTTTTACCATCTCCTCGCCTGTCTTGTTTTGTTCCATATAATCGTCGAGGATCCGAACTTCCTTTCCTATTATAATACGTATATGTTCGGGTCGGGAGTCTTCGTTCTTCTTGCGGGTATCGCGATGATCCTTCGTCATGAACGGATGCGGGGAAGAACGACAAAGGAATACTACCTGGCTCTGGTCATCAAGGCGATGTTTCTTCTGGCTCTCGGTTTCTGTATTACCATCGGCAGCTGGATCGGGGCTTCGCTTTTTCTCGGCAGCGAGGCATTTATCAAGTTCGGTTTTCTGCATATGCTTGGTGTATCCATGCTTTTGGCGATCCCTCTCCTTAGATACGGGAGATGGAACATCATCCTTGGTCTGATTATCATCGCGATCGGGGCGTTTATCTTCCCGTACATCAATGATCCGTCCTGGCTGTATCCTTTGGGCATCCATGCCGAGGATTTCATGCAGTATACGCAGGATTATTTCCCGCTGTTCCCCTGGTTTGGCGTGCTTCTTTTAGGGGTCGGTCTTGGAACCGTTTTCTATCCAAACGGCAGGCGCAGTTTTACCATCCGGGAACCTGGAAAAATCGGGGAGGCTTTTGCGAAACTCGGGAACGGGGCCGTTACGCTTTTCATCTATCTCGTCCACATCCCGGTGATATTCGTCATTCTCTGGATCTTCTCTTCCCTGACGGGAATTGGGTATTTGTGA
- a CDS encoding heparan-alpha-glucosaminide N-acetyltransferase yields the protein MSDEQSISPGSPPLVKSGRYWEIDAVRGLALFGMLYFHFLACLVMFHILQETREFLYYYSPIVIVSAAFVFIAGVAIVLRYNRMLGRPLDAYYRDIAVKALVLFFIAMCITALTWLASVVIFHDDVFVKFGFLHMLSISMLIAIPLIRFGKWNILFGLLIILVGIFIIPFIHDPGWLYPLGIHGADFMDHTPDYFPLFPWSGFILLGIGLGNIFYPKGVRAFSMWQPKIPGKFFARLGHGRTTLIVYLVHMPIFFVMLWILSVTTGIGYV from the coding sequence ATGAGCGACGAACAGAGCATATCTCCGGGATCTCCCCCTTTAGTAAAGAGCGGAAGGTATTGGGAGATCGACGCCGTTCGCGGCCTTGCTCTGTTTGGGATGCTGTATTTTCATTTTCTCGCCTGTCTCGTGATGTTTCACATTCTTCAGGAGACCCGCGAGTTTCTGTATTATTACAGTCCAATCGTGATCGTCTCGGCAGCCTTCGTTTTCATTGCCGGCGTTGCGATCGTTCTTCGCTATAACCGGATGCTTGGAAGGCCTCTGGATGCATACTATCGCGATATCGCAGTCAAAGCCCTGGTTCTGTTTTTTATCGCCATGTGTATCACGGCGCTGACGTGGCTTGCTTCCGTGGTTATCTTTCACGATGACGTGTTTGTCAAGTTCGGCTTTCTTCATATGCTGAGCATATCGATGCTGATCGCGATTCCTTTGATCAGGTTTGGCAAATGGAACATTCTTTTCGGCCTGCTGATCATCCTTGTTGGGATTTTCATCATTCCGTTCATCCATGATCCCGGCTGGCTCTATCCGCTCGGCATTCACGGGGCCGACTTTATGGATCATACGCCGGATTATTTCCCGCTCTTTCCATGGAGCGGATTCATCCTGTTAGGCATCGGCCTTGGCAATATCTTCTATCCGAAAGGCGTCAGGGCGTTTTCTATGTGGCAGCCGAAAATCCCCGGGAAATTCTTTGCCAGACTCGGCCACGGCAGAACAACGCTGATCGTCTACCTCGTCCATATGCCGATTTTCTTTGTAATGCTGTGGATTTTGAGCGTGACGACCGGCATCGGGTATGTTTAG